Proteins co-encoded in one Pseudomonas beijingensis genomic window:
- a CDS encoding RnfH family protein — protein sequence MIEIEVVYAAVDRQVLRTCVVQEGTRVRAALLGSGIADAFPELDLATCPVGIFGKVVADPDNQVVQAADRLEIYRPLLADPKEIRRLRAAKAALARQSEQ from the coding sequence TTGATTGAGATAGAAGTGGTGTATGCCGCGGTGGATCGCCAGGTCTTGCGCACCTGCGTGGTCCAGGAAGGCACCCGTGTTCGTGCGGCGCTGCTGGGCTCGGGGATTGCAGATGCATTCCCGGAGCTGGACCTGGCAACTTGCCCGGTGGGGATTTTTGGCAAGGTGGTTGCCGATCCGGATAACCAGGTGGTGCAGGCGGCTGATCGATTGGAGATTTATCGACCTTTGTTGGCTGATCCGAAGGAAATTCGTCGCCTGCGTGCGGCCAAGGCTGCCCTGGCGCGACAATCGGAGCAATAA
- a CDS encoding outer membrane protein assembly factor BamE, whose protein sequence is MQNTKLLLTSFTFVGLLALAGCSFPGVYKIDIQQGNVVTQDMIDQLRPGMTRRQVRFIMGNPLLTDTFHADRWDYLYSLQPGGGERQQERISVIFSPDDQLVSLSGDFMPGVSRDEAIMGKDSGTTVTDPAQNAEQPKPEKPVKPGSLLDQIQKDVDKVETVPVPTPEPLDTSPQ, encoded by the coding sequence ATGCAAAACACCAAGCTCTTGCTAACCAGTTTCACCTTTGTGGGACTGCTCGCACTCGCCGGTTGTTCATTCCCCGGGGTTTACAAAATCGACATCCAGCAGGGCAATGTCGTCACGCAGGACATGATAGACCAGTTACGCCCGGGAATGACCCGCCGGCAAGTACGGTTTATCATGGGTAACCCCCTGCTGACCGACACGTTCCATGCCGATCGCTGGGATTATCTGTACAGCTTGCAGCCAGGCGGCGGTGAGCGCCAACAGGAACGCATCAGCGTTATCTTCAGTCCTGACGACCAACTCGTCAGCTTGTCGGGCGATTTCATGCCTGGCGTGAGTCGCGACGAGGCCATCATGGGCAAGGACAGCGGCACCACCGTGACCGACCCAGCCCAGAATGCCGAACAGCCGAAACCGGAAAAACCGGTCAAGCCAGGTTCGTTGCTGGACCAGATCCAGAAGGATGTCGACAAAGTCGAGACCGTACCGGTCCCGACACCCGAGCCCCTGGACACCTCGCCGCAATAA
- the fur gene encoding ferric iron uptake transcriptional regulator: protein MVENSELRKAGLKVTLPRVKILQMLDSAEQRHMSAEDVYKALMEAGEDVGLATVYRVLTQFEAAGLVVRHNFDGGHAVFELDDGKHHDHMVNVETSEVIEFFDEEIERLQKAIVDKYGFEMVDHNLVLYVRKKK, encoded by the coding sequence ATGGTTGAAAATAGCGAACTACGCAAAGCCGGCCTCAAAGTGACCCTGCCACGGGTCAAGATTCTACAAATGCTCGATTCCGCCGAGCAACGCCACATGAGTGCCGAGGATGTCTACAAGGCGCTTATGGAGGCTGGTGAGGACGTCGGTCTGGCCACGGTTTACCGTGTTCTGACCCAGTTCGAGGCAGCTGGCCTTGTGGTGCGACACAACTTCGACGGAGGCCATGCGGTCTTCGAACTGGACGACGGCAAGCATCACGACCATATGGTCAACGTCGAGACCAGTGAAGTCATCGAATTCTTCGACGAAGAAATCGAGCGGCTGCAGAAAGCAATCGTCGACAAGTATGGCTTCGAGATGGTTGATCACAATCTTGTGCTGTACGTACGCAAGAAAAAGTAA
- the recN gene encoding DNA repair protein RecN: MLVHLSVHNYAIVEHLDLELDRGMSVITGETGAGKSIMLDALGLTLGDRADSGVVRPGADKADILATFDLVDIPEASAWLAERDLDTDGLCILRRVITAEGRSRGYINGTPCPLGDLKALGELLIDIHSQHEHQSLLKTDTHRRLLDEYAGATDLARQVQLAAQRWRQTRQELDRLSNSGDEQRARHQLLSYQLEELENLSLGENELEELEQEHKNLTNAETLLGICRQVDEQCSESDSGNVLNALTASLNRLSSVNNSVGALNEATNLLTSAQIQVEEAVGELNRFLDHFDADPARLQYLEERLDTIYTLARKHRIQPTDVAELQQRLLEELETLNANDESIERLGDELASYARHYQEKAKELSELRRQAATGLASAVEQEIQRLGMPGGRFTIELRPNAGDELQPNGLEQVELLVSANPGQPLKGLAKVASGGELSRISLAIQVITAQTSRVPTLVFDEVDVGIGGPTAEIVGQLLRRLGERGQVLTVTHLPQVAAQGHQHLFVHKVRGEDATRTAVSKLNKNERVEEVARMLGGIDLTKESLAHAKKMVVTAKI, from the coding sequence ATGCTGGTGCACCTGTCCGTACACAATTACGCCATCGTCGAACACCTCGACCTCGAACTCGATCGAGGCATGAGCGTGATCACCGGTGAAACCGGCGCGGGCAAGTCGATCATGCTCGACGCCCTGGGCCTGACGCTGGGCGACCGCGCCGACAGCGGCGTGGTGCGCCCCGGAGCGGACAAGGCCGACATCCTGGCGACGTTCGACCTGGTCGACATCCCCGAGGCCAGCGCCTGGCTGGCCGAACGCGACCTGGACACCGACGGCCTGTGCATCCTGCGCCGGGTCATCACCGCCGAAGGTCGCTCCCGAGGCTACATCAACGGCACGCCCTGCCCCCTGGGCGACCTCAAGGCCCTCGGCGAACTGTTGATCGACATCCACAGCCAGCATGAACACCAATCCCTGCTCAAGACCGATACCCATCGTCGCCTGCTGGATGAATACGCCGGCGCCACCGATCTGGCCCGGCAAGTCCAACTGGCCGCCCAACGCTGGCGCCAGACCCGGCAGGAACTGGATCGCCTCTCCAATTCCGGCGACGAACAGCGTGCCCGTCACCAGTTGTTGAGCTACCAGCTCGAAGAGCTGGAGAACCTGTCCCTGGGTGAAAATGAACTGGAAGAACTGGAGCAGGAACACAAGAACCTGACCAACGCCGAAACCCTGCTGGGTATCTGCCGCCAAGTGGACGAACAATGCAGCGAGAGCGATTCGGGCAATGTGCTCAACGCACTGACAGCGAGCCTGAACCGACTCTCCAGCGTGAACAACTCGGTGGGCGCCCTGAACGAAGCGACCAACCTGCTGACGAGCGCGCAGATCCAGGTCGAGGAAGCCGTTGGGGAACTGAACCGTTTCCTCGATCACTTCGACGCCGACCCGGCACGCCTGCAGTACCTGGAAGAGCGCCTGGACACCATCTATACACTGGCGCGCAAGCACCGCATCCAGCCAACCGACGTTGCCGAACTCCAGCAGCGCCTGCTGGAAGAACTGGAAACCCTGAACGCCAACGATGAATCCATCGAGCGCCTGGGAGACGAACTGGCTTCCTATGCCCGTCATTACCAGGAAAAGGCCAAGGAGCTCAGTGAACTTCGGCGCCAGGCCGCGACAGGGCTGGCCAGTGCCGTGGAGCAGGAGATCCAGCGCCTGGGCATGCCGGGCGGACGCTTCACCATCGAATTGCGCCCCAACGCCGGTGACGAGCTCCAACCCAATGGGCTGGAACAGGTTGAGTTGCTGGTCAGCGCCAACCCCGGGCAACCGCTCAAGGGCCTGGCCAAAGTCGCCTCCGGCGGTGAGTTGTCTCGGATCAGCCTGGCCATCCAGGTCATTACCGCGCAGACCTCTCGTGTGCCGACGCTGGTATTCGACGAAGTGGACGTGGGCATCGGTGGTCCAACCGCGGAAATTGTCGGCCAACTGCTGCGCCGACTGGGGGAACGCGGCCAGGTGCTGACCGTCACTCACCTGCCCCAGGTCGCTGCCCAGGGACACCAGCATTTATTTGTGCACAAGGTACGTGGCGAAGACGCCACTCGCACTGCCGTGTCCAAACTCAACAAAAACGAGCGGGTGGAAGAGGTGGCGCGCATGCTCGGGGGCATCGACCTCACCAAGGAATCCCTGGCCCACGCGAAAAAAATGGTCGTTACCGCGAAAATCTGA
- the grpE gene encoding nucleotide exchange factor GrpE encodes MADEQTQDTQNLDANQASQDSGEDLTARVQVLEEQLAGAQDQALRVAADLQNVRRRAEQDVEKAHKFALERFAGDLLPIIDSLERGLELSNPDDENIRPMREGIELTLKMFQDTLKRYQLEALDPHGEPFNAEHHQAMAMQESTDAEPNSVLKVFQKGYLLNGRLLRPAMVVVSKAPAPVSPSIDEQA; translated from the coding sequence ATGGCTGACGAACAGACGCAGGACACGCAAAATCTAGACGCCAATCAGGCTTCCCAGGATTCCGGTGAAGACCTGACGGCACGTGTACAAGTGCTCGAGGAGCAACTGGCCGGTGCGCAGGATCAGGCGTTGCGTGTAGCAGCCGACCTGCAGAATGTCCGCCGTCGCGCCGAGCAAGATGTGGAAAAGGCTCATAAATTCGCCCTGGAGCGTTTTGCCGGCGACCTGCTGCCGATCATCGACAGCCTGGAGCGCGGCCTGGAGCTGTCCAACCCGGACGACGAGAACATCCGTCCGATGCGTGAAGGCATCGAACTGACCCTGAAAATGTTCCAGGACACCCTCAAGCGGTATCAGCTCGAAGCCCTTGATCCGCATGGCGAACCCTTCAACGCCGAACATCACCAGGCCATGGCGATGCAGGAAAGTACTGACGCCGAGCCGAACAGTGTCTTGAAGGTTTTCCAGAAGGGCTATCTGCTCAACGGCCGTCTGCTGCGCCCGGCCATGGTCGTGGTCAGCAAGGCGCCGGCACCGGTTTCGCCTTCTATTGATGAGCAGGCTTGA